Genomic DNA from Shouchella patagoniensis:
ATTTATTTGCTGTAGTACCCGTTTGATACTTAGTATTAAAATTATGCCCACACCACTAATGGATCGTACTTTTAATACATCTTTTTTTGTTTGATTCAAATTAACACCACTTAAAACACTGTCTCGTTGCACAAGGAAACTTGTTGTATTGAGACAGTGTTTTTTGTATAATTTGCTATTAAAAAAGAAAAGCAAATCTATGTTCTATTCTCGTTAATCTTTTTCCGAGAAGACTTCTGGCTGTATTTCGGATCGAGAAACTTAATTCATTAGGCTTCCTTCGTCGGCTGAGGGGCCATAGATACTTGGCAAGGGAATATCGAGAAGACGCAAATAAACCCCTAGCTGTGCCCGGTGATGAACCATGTGGCTTAGTCCAAAGCTGCGGAGTGCGATCGCTCGTGGCTCGCGGAGGATGATATGATCACCGTGGCGCAGCGTCCATTCCTCACCGAGCGTTTTCTCGTCACATTTGGAGAGCAGTTTTTCTAACTTTCCCACATTCGCGTCGTACTCCCCCAAAATGTCAGCGCGTTTTTCCAAAGGGTCCCTCCTCAAAGATACCGTCGAAAGATCGAACTCAGGGTACTGAAAAATAGCGACTTGCCAGTTCAACAGGTTGATTAGGTGCGTAGCTAAACCTCCAAGCGTCATTGATTTCTCGTGTGGCTTCCATGTCATATGTTCCTCAGGCAAGCGTTCTAGGATGCGACGCGTATTATCCAGTTCATGCATTGCATCACCAACGATCAGTTGTTTGACCATAAGTTTTCTCTCCTCCCATGCATATTACTTACTAAGATAAGCTTTTATCTTACGTTAAATCTTTATTTAAAATTCAGATTTTTATTGCTCGGAA
This window encodes:
- a CDS encoding DinB family protein; its protein translation is MVKQLIVGDAMHELDNTRRILERLPEEHMTWKPHEKSMTLGGLATHLINLLNWQVAIFQYPEFDLSTVSLRRDPLEKRADILGEYDANVGKLEKLLSKCDEKTLGEEWTLRHGDHIILREPRAIALRSFGLSHMVHHRAQLGVYLRLLDIPLPSIYGPSADEGSLMN